In Mercurialis annua linkage group LG5, ddMerAnnu1.2, whole genome shotgun sequence, a single genomic region encodes these proteins:
- the LOC126681701 gene encoding uncharacterized protein LOC126681701, which translates to MATPTIPKLVVLQSHGSCLQYVKEGKHERCIKCDGNDAADPASKFEIEQVKDKDLVHIRCCYNNKYLRFINQSSHYIGAAGDKVEEDPSKWSCTLFKPMVQRNMNYLFQHVQSGNNLCHFLADGKDDDHCLIARLPDKDEHWELFHLIDWKSLVILPKHVVFKGDNGKYLQSLPHKSLSATLTKQHYRYCCNSTQYLRKEFNLVAISLLTGICFALHYSPLLFSNFLISNLSRTRRRFLSSFPAVTMSSANNATAKDSHTKDEVYLNAVIEERIKLFSLLNGTVKEGERQLSTSMAKGISKSLATNVLIAQLNGWFWDMNRYVFIVSANH; encoded by the exons ATGGCGACGCCGACAATTCCAAAGCTTGTTGTGTTGCAATCACATGGCTCTTGTTTGCAGTATGTTAAAGAAGGAAAGCATGAGAGATGCATCAAATGCGATGGAAATGATGCTGCTGATCCTGCATCCAAATTCGAAATAGAGCAAGTGAAGGACAAAGATTTAGTCCACATACGATGCTGTTACAACAACAAATACCTTAGGTTCATTAACCAATCATCTCATTATATCGGCGCAGCAGGCGATAAGGTGGAGGAGGACCCATCGAAATGGTCATGCACGTTGTTTAAACCCATGGTCCAAAGAAACATGAATTATCTTTTCCAGCACGTCCAAAGCGGAAACAATCTCTGCCATTTTTTAGCGGATGGCAAAGATGATGATCACTGCTTAATTGCCAGATTGCCTGACAAAGATGAACATTGGGAACTCTTCCACCTCATCGACTGGAAATCACTTGTGATACTTCCCAAACATGTAGTGTTCAAGGGTGACAATGGCAAGTATTTACAgtcactaccacataagtcactttcagcaacactaACAAAGCAACACTATCGATACTGTTGCAATA GTACCCAGTATTTACGAAAGGAGTTTAATTTGGTTGCAATAAGTTTATTAACTGGGATT TGCTTTGCTCTTCACTATTCACCGTTACTCTTTTCCAACTTTCTCATTTCTAATCTCTCTCGCACTCGCCGGAGATTTCTCTCGTCATTTCCTGCCGTCACAATGTCCTCCGCTAATAACGCCACAGCCAAGGATTCTCATACTAAAGACGAAGTTTATCTCAACGCGGTAATCGAAGAACGCATCAAATT GTTTAGCTTGCTGAATGGGACTGTGAAGGAAGGAGAGAGGCAGTTATCAACTTCGATGGCTAAAGGCATTTCAAAGAGTTTGGCTACGAATGTTTTGATTGCTCAACTTAACGGTTGGTTTTGGGATATGAATAG GTATGTGTTTATAGTATCTGCTAATCATTGA